The following is a genomic window from Gallus gallus isolate bGalGal1 chromosome 14, bGalGal1.mat.broiler.GRCg7b, whole genome shotgun sequence.
CAATGATATCAAATCGTGTTTTTAATTATAAGATGAAAAAGTCTGGTTTTGACTTCAAGTCAGAGGAAGTCAAGTGTGTATGAAAACCCCGTTTGATGTAAATTTTGAAATGATACCATAAATTCTTCTTTGTAGGTGAAGTCTTGCAGCCTGTTACGGACCATGATATTCCTCAGCAACTTGTGGAAAGGctacaagaagagaaaagaatagaggctcagaagaggaaggagaggcagGAAGCTCACCTCTACATGCAAGTGCAGGTCAGCTTTTGAAACAGATCAAGTTGCAGCTGCCTTGCcattaaaatgcagaatattGAGCACCCTAGACAAACCttgattttcagttttggaaTAAGCTTGGAAGTAATGTTTTCACTGAGATAATAATTTCAGTGCTTCTAAGTATGTTTATGTGTGCACTGAGTACTAatgaagcactgctgtgctgggaaatCAAAGCGTGTAggcatttctgctttctctagAAGCCCAGGAAGTTTCTTGCTTGCATTGAAAAATAGTAAGTTCAAGTGAAAGGAGAAGGAGTAGGTTATTTGAAAGGACTGCTCTGCCACTGCACTTCTATCTCCTTCaggaattattttctaaaattagaATGTATCTGGCCATAGGCAGCAAGGCTGGACATCTGCCAAACTGAGCTCATCGAGTAGAAGCAGAAGGAGAGAGTGCTTATATTTGCAATTATCTTTTTGGAAAAGCCAGATGGACTAAATTGTTATGAATTGCCTTAAGGAGCCCTGTTTATGGCTCTTTCCAGAGCCCATCtggtgaaagaaaataaaatgcattttctgtttgcctccatatttctttgcattttcttgctgGAGTTCATAAGTGGAGATGCTGGTGAAGTTAAGCTCATTCAATACTATGTTTACACAAGGGCTATTTTCAGTGGAAGGACTGGCAGAGCTGTACCTTGTTTCTGTCAGTTACCAGCTGCAGCAGGTGCAGGAAGCATCCTCCTTGTGTCACACAaaagatgctgcttttttttcaggctttttttaaGTGCCACTGTTGTTGGAGTACATTTCCGAGATTGGGATCTAAGTGTTGCTGTTGTCTTATTGTTCAGAATTTATAAGAATTACTTGATGTTAATTACTTAGTGATTTGACTTGTGAAATTTCGTTGTAGTCTATATACTTACAAATTTTCTTTGTGAGAACGCAAAGTGAGCGGTGTGGTACCATCCAGAGAGCCAATGACACTGCATAGGAAATGGTCATAAGATGGTACTTTGTTGTGGAGGCGAGTTAATATAAACAGTAACCTTTAAATGTAAACTTTCAGATAGTAGCAGAGGATCAGTTCTGCGGCCACCAAGGCAATGACATGTatgatgaagaaaaagtgaaatacaCCGTTTTCAAAGTATTAAAAAACTCCACGTTGACAGAATTTGTTCAAAACCTCTCTCAAACAATGGTAAGCTTTCTGTAGCTGACTGTATGTGTTTGTTTTAGTATAATGTGCTCAGCTTAGTCATTATCTTCTTCCAGtccttttaaaatgcaagttCTGTTTGGGTTCAGTAAGCATCTtaatcttttttgtttcctttcacaACTTTAATTTTAGGGATTTCCCCAGGATCAGATCAGATTATGGCCAATGCAAGCTAGAAGTAATGGAACAAAAAGACCTGCAATGTTAGATAATGAAGCAGATGGCAATAAAACAGTAAGTATTCACTGATAAAGAACATTACTTCTGTATGTCATCTGTGATTCTCAGTTGGATTTCAGAATCTAACTTGGAGACATCAGTTTTTTAAGGATTTCAATTTAACCTCCGTCTGGTGAAGTTTGATATTGGAGAGGACTAGagctaggtgatctttaaggtcctttccatcccaaactattctatggaTTCTAATATTTGAAATATAGTGGATTGATTTGGAGGGAAGGAGGACTGTAGGGTGTAATTCTTTCCGTGAAGAGAACACATCATCATAATTTATATGTTAGGTTTTGGATGTAAATATCTTCTGGAGTCTTGTGCTATTTGAGCAGAAAAAATGGATTTAACGAAATGTATTGCTTagaatttaaaatactgtgcCTAAATAGTACAAGTAGTCCTGTGTTTTTCCAGAGTTAATTTCCATGTGTTAATAGTGATAACTGTAGgtgtattttcaaatgaaaaagagatAGGTCAACTTCAAGGAAAATGTAATACTTCTGCTTCGTTAAAATCTTATATTTCTTGTCTGGCATTATTTCTCTTAATAAACTTCACAAACGTCCTGTCGTTAGCTCagctaaaagaagaaaatctctcCCACTCACAGAATATGTCAAAAAGTTTTGTATCTGACAAAAATTTCAGTAATATCAATTgtcatttcatattttattctcCTGAGACTTTTTGCTTCTTCCACATCTTCCATTTAGATGATTGAGCTCAGCGACAATGAAAATCCATGGACAATATTTTTGGAAACAGTAGATCCAGAGATGGCTGCTACTGGAGCAACATTACCCAAGTTTGATAAAGATCGTAAGCTTATGTGCTAAATCTTGAGTAAATGCAAAATTCTTTGGACATATCTCAAGAAATGCTGTGCGCTCCTGTTTTTCAATGCTGTTGTTGATGTACTCATCAAGCTACAAAGCTGGAATTAGTTTTTCTTATACACTTTTTGCCCTCACTTCTACTTAAGTGGAAGGCATGTTTCAAATGTTACTGGAATaactgaataatttattttctataaatatatGCAGATTTACATAAAATCAGTATTTAAGGAGGTTTTAAGGATATTAATCAAATGAATAAAggaaggccttttttttttttttactgcttaaaGCAAAATATCTAAGTGATTTTTCTCCAGACGTGGTCAAATAAACCttatttaaaactaaattttGTCTTAATTTCTAGATGATGTAATGTTGTTTCTGAAGATGTATGATCCGAAAACTCGGAGTTTGAATTATTGTGGACATATCTACACACCTATATCCTGTAAAATACGTAAGTTATAACATGCAGAGACAATTAGTTTGTATATCTACTTTACTTTTAATAGTAGATGTTCTACTGAAATCAAAGGTAGGCCACAGAGTGAAACTCTGATTTCTCCTAATGCCTGTGCAGGTCTTCTGATAGGTTTTTTTCCCAGTATAGTCAGTGAAACTTTCTACAAGGCTGAAAGCATTCTCTTAACACAGCATTGGCTGCCAATTAACTTTTTGTTACAGATTTACAGTATTCACCAGATTGTTCTGAACATGAACAGGTGTTTCAAACTTGCTGTCCAGTTATGTGATGTGGTATTACTCCCTGTTTTTTCCCTTGTATTTTGGATTATTTTGCAGAATGAACTTCTGCAGTTGCATTTAACAGACTCTTGTACAACTTTTCACAGTGATAGCCTGAGGACAGCTACTTGGATTGATTTGGCTGTGAGCCTTAGTTTTGATGAGTCCATTGAAAGAATTCAGCATGTGGCCCACTGAGATAtaccttttcatttaaaatatttcattctattGATTTGTACTTACTTTCTGTGTTCTTATTTTATCCATGTGAATTTTTCAGAATGaagtgaaaatgcttttctggagAAAGAACAGTGTTGTTTAACCTCTTTGATATTGGATGGCCTTACATGTTTGTTGTTCAGATGAAGTGGAAGGAAACCTTAAAGGCTCTCTCGCGGTTGAATCTCAATATGGGAAGCTTTAACCTTGAAGGCTTCATTCCTTAGATAGGCATTTTAAAACTGCTTAATGAAAATAGACGAAATAGTTTCCTGTTCTTTTGCAGATAAGTCTTTCAAGCAGTGCAACACATTTCatactccttttcttttccaatagGTGACTTGCTTCCAGTTATGTGTGAGAGAGCAGGATTTCCACAAGAAACTAACCTTATCCTCTATGAGGTTTGGATTGATAGACTTGTTTATTGTGAAAATTGTAATTGCTGTGCCAGTAGTGAGTTTCCTTTAAGGATGAATTGCTATGTGATAACATTCTGATGTGTtataattacaagaaaaaataactaaGTTTgagatgtaaaaaaataaacaaggttGAGATGTAAAGCTTGTTATGGGAGATACTGTGCTGCTAAAATTAGTAACCTTAATTGGTATTCTCCCATCTTTCTGGAAGCTGCATCAGTAGAAAGTTAATCTCTGAATTTTTATAAGAAttgataataataaatataataataaaaaaaagataatgccAAATGATAAAATACTTAAGGATTttaacagaagttattttttaaagtgaagtATTGGTAAAAACGGTCAGTTTTACCAGTAACAATGAAGTGTATCTGAACGTTAGCTAAGATGACATTTATCTAAAGTATGTATGTCTGTACATACACCCTTCTTTCTGTAGATAAGAGATACAAGTTACCTGATTTGATTAAGTTTAATATTGTGACTTTCACTGTTGTCTCTTGTTTATTCTATGTGATTCTTGTTCTTCCTTGCAGGAAGTTAAACCCAATTTAACAGAAAGGATTCAAGACTATGATGTGTCTCTTGATAAAGCTCTTGATGAACTCATGGATGGTGACATCATAGTGTTTCAGAAGTATGTATTTTAAAGGGCCAATTTACTGCTACAATTAAATCACCTAGTTCACTGTGAAAGCAGAACTTCCTTTAATTTAATGCTTTAACAGGAGTGAGGTTTAGTTTTCCAGCAGTAAACAAATTCTCAGCAGTTCTCATTTGATCATTCCAGGAAGATAGatagttgttttttaattacctcATCACATCATTTAAGGAAATTCATCCTAGTTTAGAAAACTAATACTCctgaatattaaaatacatcttGCTCTTACTGAAGAGTGTGGTTCAGCAATGCATCTGAGTTCTGCAGCTTTTTACTTGAAGCTACCATAACTCAGAGAAGAGCCTACCAGCAATTCAGGGCTTGGGCTCTGTACCACTACTACTGTACAAGCTCTTGGCTTGGAGCTCCTTTCACCTTAGAACTAAActactttccctttttcctttcatgtgcTCACATTACGCTCCATATTGGTCTGTGGTGATTCTCCCAGTTTGTCTGAGCATATGCAACTCATAGGTGTACTGGTGCTTCAACTGGAGTTTTCTCTAAGGCAAAAGGAGAACTCCTGCTCCTTATATCCATTAAAGGGATCTTTTGTAAGCTTGTCAGGGCTATAAATCAGCATTTCTATGCTCTCACTCCTGATGGTCACACCCAACTGTGTTGCTCTGTTTCTCTCCATGGGCTGACAGTGGGTGGAAGCCAGCTAGTCTATCTTCAGCACTCTTACCCCAGATTATGTGAGATGAATGTATTTCTCATGTCATGCCTTGGAACTCGCATTCCCTGTTGACCCAGTTGGTGTTATGCACCTTTGGCTGGCTGCTGACTTCTGGGTAAGTGCACAGCTTGTACCCTGGTGCTATTTCTCTGCTGAGAAGATAGGGGTACCAGTCTGTAGTGACCCAAACCAGCATCTGTGCAGGTGGTTTTGCTTCTGTGGTTCAAGGAGTGCTGGCCTCTGTGCAAAGCAGTTAACACAGCGGTGTATGGAAAGTTCGGCAGCGTTAATAAAGATATGCACTGATGTGCCAGggtggagagggagggaagagcaCTGCTGGAATGCTGCAGTGAAACAAGTGGAGTCAGCCTCTTGCCAGATTACCAATGGTCAAGCACAGCGTGCAAGTGCATTTGCTCTTGAACTGCACAGAAGTATTCAAGGGTGTGAGTCACTACTGACTGTGCTAGTTCCACTGTGTACAAGTGGCGGCTCTTTAAAAAGGTTTCTTAACTTTCTTACTGTATTTCTCAACTGTCACTGACTTACTGTAGAACCTGTTTTTAAGAGCCCTAGCTATGTGTACGTGTAACAACGTAATATGTAATGGTGCTGTCGTTTGTCTACTCTTGTAGGGATGACCCAGAAAACGATAACAGTGAGCTGCCAACAGCTAAGGAATACTTCAGAGACCTCTATCATCGTGTGGATGTCATTTTCTGTGATAAAACCATCCCCAACGACCCTGGTTTTGTTGTTACTTTGTCCAATAGGATGAATTACTTTCAGGCACGTATCCTATTTGTTTCtctacttttgtttctttgtgcttAAAGTGACTTCTGCATTAGTTCACAAAgacataataaatattttttagaagAGAGCAGCTAGGTTTTTATATATTACTTGCATTGTGATAATGGAAACATTAGGAAAGTCACTAATGCTTTAAAAGTATTTGTTGTATTAATAAAGAGTTAATTGACAGCACAATTCTTTACAGACCATTCTGCTCTAGAAATTGATGTTCTAATGAAATGATGGATTTGCTTTCTGAACAATGTGTAAAACTTGCTCAATTTATTTAGCTGTTAATAGAAAAATACCTTGGGATACTAATGATACCTGTTTTCCTAGTAGTTTAGCAACAATATTAATTTTGTAGACCAAACTACTGCTTTCTCCACACAGTGCTGTCTAAGACTCAGTGGCAATAACAGACCAAATCTGTTGTGTTCATAAAGGGCAgtaaaaaggctttttaaaagagGGAAATTGGACAGtgaaactgttttaaaagtttttaaaataagtaaagtTGGACTGGTCTGCCTAGAGCCTAATTATTGGGTCTGGCTCCATACAGTTCTCCTGCACCTGCTTTTATCAGAGTTTTATGTACTTTGTACATGAAAACAGATCAAATTTTACTGTCATGAGAAGTGGGATTTTGAGTACCTGAATACGTAGAGAAAATCAGAGATTACTTCTGCTATCCTTCCCAGTGTCTGCTTCTCGGTGACTcacttgtttcatttttatattaattGTAAGTTCTTCCTTTTGGCAAAGGAAGACTAGGCAGAAGATTCCCATTCTTCCTGTGAGACTGCAGCATGAAATACTGATAGGAATAACGTGGTGATACCACCCAGAAAACTGATGTCTTTTGAGTGAATTGAAGAACCTTGGGAGTTTTTTGCTTATTTCCTGAGTAATAGTAATACTATAATTACAAAAGTAGGAGTTAAGCTGTTACTGTGGATTTTTTGGCCTTTTGGTGACTGCGGTTTATTGTAGTAagagagaaatttcttcttattttcttggGAATCGTGCTCTGTTCGTTGTTCAGAAGTTACATACATGGAGTTTCTTTAGCCTTGGAGAAGTGAACACAGAGTTTGTCTCATGGAATTTCTATAGCATAATATTGTTGAAGTACTACAATGAATGAttggagttggaccagatgagctccagaggtccctttcagcctTGACTTTTAACCATTGTGCGTGTTAACTATCTTGTATGATTGTAGTGCAGTGCCATAATTGAAAACATGCAGAACTTACACACAATTTTATTTGCAGGTTGCAAAGACAGTTGCACAAAGACTTAATACAGATCCAATGCTATTACAGTTTTTCAAGTCTCAAGGGTAAGACAGATTTTCTTCTATGCGTGGTTTTCTGTGTCTAAAATACCCTTTAAAATACTTAGCCCAATAATAGGTAGGCTGCAGTTAATTTGTAGCTTCTTTCAGGTTGTAAACCATTTATTTACCAATAAAATGTTAGCACAGCAAGTTGCCAAGACAGTTTAGTGACCATTACAGTGTCTGACACCAGAGACTCCCTGAATTGCACATTTTATAAGAGTAAGTAAAATTGAGAGACAGAAGCATTTTAAAGGAGGATCCCTGTTTTAACAAAATTTCTGAAGCCATTAATCGTTTCAGAGCCTTACTGTATGGCTCGAATTATTAAACTAATGGAGATCCTATTTCAAAGAATGTACATTTCTGGAATGGAGGAGACCAGAAACAGATGCAGATAAAAGCAggatttttgctgctgttaaaaCATTATGTATAGGACTTACTTGACTCggacttttatttttactgtttatttACTGGGAGTCTGCAGATGAAGAAAGTTAACTCCATCCTGGCCAAACAGAATTACTGTGATCTCCCACAGCTTCTAGTAGTAGTGCTTCTGTTCCAGTGGTGCTTTCTGGCACACTTGTGTAAAACTGGATTTGAATCCATAGAAGACAGAACATTTGTCATTATAGATATATGCACATAGATTGTATCAATGTTTTGTATTTGTGGAAATGTAGAGGGTTCTTTATTAACCTGCTGATATCTTCCTTCCTCACCAACAAGCCTGTCCCAGTTTGAACAGCTCTGTATAGTTTACAGTGCTGTGGGCACTCTGGAATTTTGCTGTGTCCTTTGATTGCAGAAATTAATCTTTCACAATTGAAGGCATGTGACTTTAGTGCTGCTGTAGTAGTTTCAGAGGAATGTAGGTCTGCTACTGCAGGAGAAAAGGTGAGCTTTTTAACATCCAAGAGAGCTAAGGCACACAGTGACTGGCatttctgctcccagcccttgcctgttcttaaaaaaaaaaaaatcattaatgcACCAAATATAGTGCTGCTTAGGCTGTGTTAGCAGTTATGTGGAACTGGTAGCCAGGAATAAAAGCTTTCTTGGTACTTTGATTTACTGTTTGTGCAGAGATATTTagggttttcatttttcttttgtagttaTAGGGACGGCCCTGGTAATCCCCTTAGGCACAATTATGAAGGTACTTTAAGAGAtcttctgcagttcttcaaGCCTAGGCAACCTAAAAAGCTTTACTATCAACAGGTAAgagtcttctgtttttgttggtgtgggtaaaaaaaataaaataccatctGCCCTATACAAAGTATGCCTAaagtgtttctcttttcttctttaagctcaaaatgaaaataactgattttgaaaacagaagaagtTTTAAATGCATATGGCTAAATAGCCAATTTAGGGAAGAGGTGAGTGAGGCTGCCTGTTACTCTTATTCGTTATTACTTTTTTAGTCCGAGTTGATAAGGCTGTGATTGTGGTGCTGTTCATGTGCTGAAAGAACACCACGTTAGAACAGAGCTGTGCCTTATACAAAAACCATGCCTGTTCTTAACATGTTTAGAAGATGAAGTAGGTGTTCActtcagtaatttttattttttaaagatggaTTTTGATGAAGAGTCCACTGTATCCTGTGCTTTAACGTGATGGATTACAGTTCCAGGTTTCTCTGATCACTTTTCTGTTCTAAATATCCCACAGGAAATAACAGTATATCCAGATAAGCATGGGTGTGTGCGGGACCTCTTAGAAGAATGTAAAAAAGTTGTAGAGCTCTCTGAAAAAGGTTCAGGGAAATTAAGGTAAGAGTTTGGATTTCTGTAGTGATGGCATGGATTGTATGCAGAAAATTGTCcttagaatttaaaatattatgaatACTTATCAAATGAAGGCTGATACTGTGTTAACCCAAATGAAAGGCTGATACTGTGTTAACAAGTTTCAGGATTTGCTCTAAGAGAGTTCTCACTAAATAAAAGTGTGAGCCTTATGTAATTATTCGTCTTGTATTTCCTTAAGTTATGTTCTTGAGATGCCAAGATTCATCAGTCACAACTATTAACTCAATTTAATGATGTTTCCAACTCAAGCATTCCATACCGTTCACTTCTCAGGAGCGAAAAGTGAggtcattttctttaaaatgacttGGCAAACGATTGAAAACTCTTGGACTGGTAAAATTGAGAAGAGATTCCTccacctttgtttttttttaagctttttttaatttgtttttaaggctGCTAGAAATTGTAAGTTACAAAATAATTGGCGTCCATCAGGAAGATGAGCTGTTAGAGTGTTTGTCACCCGCAACAAGTCGAACGTTTCGAATAGAGGTAAATGCTGCTTTAAAACTTGCCTTTGAATGAAGAAAGTCATTATCTTTTCCTGGGTGCTGATTTTTCCAATACCGTGGTACTCGCAGCAAGTTAGAATACATCTTGATACGTGTATATTTATAAAGATGATCTTTCCaaagtttttcctttgttttgtctGCCACTCTGTCACAGTTCCATTCTTTACATTTTGACATATGTTTATATAACAGTATCAGAACAGTTGGCAGTGGCACCTATCCATAGGACGTCTGCCTTCTTAGCAGTAATTCCAAGGCATGTTTGGGGGCTCATGATTTAAATTTTTAAGCTGAGATCCCACTTTCATATGCAGAATTATATTCTGGAagactgtttccttttcttcttaaatcaGAGTTTCTTTGGCCAAATCTTCTTTCTTACTGTGTAATTTCTCTAAACATTTCATCTTGCGAGTGCGTTAACTTGCCTctataatcagaaataaaaaagaagcatAAACTTCTTATGCAAAGTTGTAGTGATAAGATGACAGGAGAAGGGCTGTGACATTTTCATAACTAGAGCTGATGGAAGATTGCATGTCAAAAAAGCCACTTGGGCAAACCAAGAGAGTGCTGTACTGAGTATgggaagctgcagtgctgctgtgacagGGGAGTGCCTTAGTGGGGGTGGGAAGGCTGAGACAGGACTTTGCCAAAGAGAGTGCTTATTTTAGTTGTTTTAAATTGACTTGTTTTGCATCACTAACAATACAGTTAGCTTTAGCTAATTGCAGTCATAATTTTGTGTCTGGATCTAGGAAATTCCTCTGGACCAGGTAGATATagataaagaaaatgagatgctAATCACAGTGGCACATTTCCACAAGGAGGTTTTTGGGACATTTGGAATTCCGTTCTTGCTGAGGATACACCAGGTACGTATGcctcccttttctccctccctaTGGGATAGTAGTGGCTTTAATGATTTCTTAAAGTATAGTAAAATTAATTGATTAATGTAAAAATCCGTAGGAAAAACCCAGTATAAAGGTTCTGTGTTTATGCATTTTTGTGGTGAAATCACTTGTGTCTTAGTTCTTTGCATATAAAAATGGTTTAGTTTTTCAGTGAAGCTTTGTAGATCTTCCACATCAGACGGACTTGAAATGTTGTAAATGtaatatatgatttttttttgtttaattttaaaagcaaatcaacaaaacaaaacccaacatcAGCAACAACTTAGAATCTTACTGCTAATACTGTACTAGGAATTCCAATGTATGCTTGTTGACAGAAGTGCCTAAGCCATGGTTGCTTGGCTTCTTGAGATACACTACTATGGGAAATGATGGTTTGCTTTTTTGAACGCGTTCTGTATTGATACAAGAGTGAAAGCTAATTTTGAAAGCACAGTTTAAATGTAAGTTTTCATGTGATACTGCTCCAACAGTGTGTCACACTCCTTTCAGTAGGAAAGTGTGTTCCTGAGGGCAGTTAGCACTTGTGCTTCTAAACTGCTCCTTTGGTCTTTGTATGTTAGTTTATATGAAATGTGCCTGATTTTGTAAAAGGTTTTGGAGTGAGAAAGAATGTCCAGGTCTCTGAATCGTGTGacattttactgtattttgagCAATGCACAGCAAAATCTGAAAATTTAGAATAAAATCCTGTCTTAATTTATGGTGGAAACTCTGTGCACTATATTTCCCTATGGCAGCTATTGTGTTACTGATCTTTAAGTAAATGCCATCTAGCTCTGTGTATTTTCAGCAGCTCATATAAACAGCATGCAGAAGAATGCTACAAAATTTACTACTTGAGAGGGGAGCATTGCAGCTGCAAAGGTTCTAAGAAAACAGGGCTTTTCTGAACCCATGTTTTGCTGTgggtttttaaaatgttcttaacTGTAACCTGACTTACATATGTCATGCAAGTCAATTAATGGTTAGTTTGTATGATGGTGAGTCAGAAAGACTTGTAGGTGTTGAATTTATAGCAAGTTGTACATTGTTAATTATTTATGAAAGTGGATGATGTTGGCACTCCAGTAATTTTGGTAAAAACTGAGAGGTTGAGGTAGGCAAAGTATTCTGATGTAGCTCAAATTAGAAAATAGTAACAGTACCCccttttgtttcccattttttttgtgtgttaaaACTCTCGTTGTAACCGCCAGGGCGAACACTTCAGAGAGGTTATGAAGCGGATTCAGACAATGCTGGACatacaggaaaaagaatttgaaaaggTAATGACAACTCGGCAGTGAGTTTTATTGCTGACTGTAGAGTCTGTAGTATCAGTTTAAGAAACTGGAAGGCAGTAGATTTAAGTGTAGATGTTGATCAATAGAACAGTTAGTAGCCTTCATGTCCATTCTGAGAATAATTAAGGAGAATGTGTAGGAGTGGTACTTCTGCACTGTATAGAAGAGAtgctcagaaaaacagcagaataacCTAGAAAAGTTTAGGTGGTACCAAAGCTCAACAGGTCACAGCTTAAGTTTCCTGCTTAAACCAGAGCTAATTTAGTTAAATCAGGTCACTAAGGATTAAGGATTTTAACTAGCTGCAGTTATAAAACTCCCAAGAGAAGGAATTCTGCCACATTCTGGGCAGCATATTTTAGAGCTTTACTGCTGTcattttgaggatttttttttcttacatgagACCAGAATTCATCATTTGGCAGCATGTGATAATTATCCTAAGTccttttgctgtgctttgtgggGGTAAGTGCTTTGGTCTTCACTGTATCCATCAGTCCATTAACTGACAAGTAGGTGCCCATTAGCCTCTTTTGGGCTACATAAACACAGTTTCCCTAGCTGCTTGTATGCCTTCTGCTCCAGTCCACTGTGTGTCTTACTGGGCCTTTTGCTGGACTCTCTGCAATTAGTTGCCAGTTTGTTTTCACTGGGGAGCCtgaaactggacacagtattccagatgcaTTCTCAGAATTTCCTGACTGTTCGTTTTATCCCACTGTCCTAGTAGTTGATGAAGGTCTTAAACAGGATTGACCTCAGTAGAATGCCAATCAGTGTTAGACTGTGAAATTAGACTTGGaagctttattttaatggagtattttaacagttttcttccttttcatagTTTAAATTTGCAATTGTAATGATGGGCCGACACCAGTATCTCAATGAAGATGAGTATGAAGTGAACTTGAAAGATTTTGAGCCCCAACCAGGTGAGTTCGTAAACAACCTGACTTGTTTTGACCTGCTGAAATTGCTCTGCCAGTTGTTACAGTGCAGTTACCATGAACTCAGGATGCAGGAACAGAGtagttatttttactttatgtATATTATATAGTAACTAAGCAGATATTTGTGTATGCTTGTATGTACACTTAACTATTAGTCTTGAGAATATGTATTCTATAGACATGTAAACTACTGCATAATCTGTTTGATTGCTCGtgaaatgtttgcatttgaGTGACCAAATGGGTGTTTCCACACACTCTCTCCTGTAAAGTATGCTATGATGTCACTTTTACCATGTCTGTATTGCCCATCTGTTCCTGTATTTCATTCTCACATTGTTAGTGAAATAGGTGCTCATACTATTCTTAAAAGATACTGAAGTGCATCCTCACAAGCTCCTTATTTTAAGTGCACTACAAAGAGATATTCCTCTAaggcatttcttcttcttccttgaTTTCTTTAATGAATCTGAAGAATCCAACAAAAACATTACATATGTGAATAGGATGCTTTTCAGATTCTTCAGATGTGATTCACCAAGCTACAAATGCAGCTCTGTTCTGAATTTGTCTGTGGAAGTGGTTTACCATCTTATTTACTTGACAGATATTTAAAGC
Proteins encoded in this region:
- the USP7 gene encoding ubiquitin carboxyl-terminal hydrolase 7 isoform X3; translated protein: MADGHNNTEEDMEDDTSWRSEATFQFTVERFNRLSESVLSPPCFVRNLPWKIMVMPRLYPDRPHQKSVGFFLQCNAESDSTSWSCHAQAVLKIINYKDDEKSFSRRISHLFFHKENDWGFSNFMAWSEVTDPEKGFIEEDKVTFEVYVQADAPHGVAWDSKKHTGYVGLKNQGATCYMNSLLQTLFFTNQLRKAVYMMPTEGDDSSKSVPLALQRVFYELQHSDKPVGTKKLTKSFGWETLDSFMQHDVQELCRVLLDNVENKMKGTCVEGTIPKLFRGKMVSYIQCKHVDYRSERIEDYYDIQLSIKGKKNIFESFIDYVAVEQLDGDNKYDAGEHGLQEAEKGVKFLTLPPVLHLQLMRFMYDPQTDQNIKINDRFEFPEQLPLDEFLQKTDPKDPANYILHAVLVHSGDNHGGHYVVYLNPKGDGKWCKFDDDVVSRCTKEEAIEHNYGGHDDDLSVRHCTNAYMLVYIRESKLSEVLQPVTDHDIPQQLVERLQEEKRIEAQKRKERQEAHLYMQVQIVAEDQFCGHQGNDMYDEEKVKYTVFKVLKNSTLTEFVQNLSQTMGFPQDQIRLWPMQARSNGTKRPAMLDNEADGNKTMIELSDNENPWTIFLETVDPEMAATGATLPKFDKDHDVMLFLKMYDPKTRSLNYCGHIYTPISCKIRDLLPVMCERAGFPQETNLILYEEVKPNLTERIQDYDVSLDKALDELMDGDIIVFQKDDPENDNSELPTAKEYFRDLYHRVDVIFCDKTIPNDPGFVVTLSNRMNYFQVAKTVAQRLNTDPMLLQFFKSQGYRDGPGNPLRHNYEGTLRDLLQFFKPRQPKKLYYQQLKMKITDFENRRSFKCIWLNSQFREEEITVYPDKHGCVRDLLEECKKVVELSEKGSGKLRLLEIVSYKIIGVHQEDELLECLSPATSRTFRIEEIPLDQVDIDKENEMLITVAHFHKEVFGTFGIPFLLRIHQGEHFREVMKRIQTMLDIQEKEFEKFKFAIVMMGRHQYLNEDEYEVNLKDFEPQPGNMSHPRPWLGLDHFNKAPKRSRYTYLEKAIKIHN
- the USP7 gene encoding ubiquitin carboxyl-terminal hydrolase 7 isoform X2, encoding MRMEGQEAGDADDPPRITQNPVINGNVAMADGHNNTEEDMEDDTSWRSEATFQFTVERFNRLSESVLSPPCFVRNLPWKIMVMPRLYPDRPHQKSVGFFLQCNAESDSTSWSCHAQAVLKIINYKDDEKSFSRRISHLFFHKENDWGFSNFMAWSEVTDPEKGFIEEDKVTFEVYVQADAPHGVAWDSKKHTGYVGLKNQGATCYMNSLLQTLFFTNQLRKAVYMMPTEGDDSSKSVPLALQRVFYELQHSDKPVGTKKLTKSFGWETLDSFMQHDVQELCRVLLDNVENKMKGTCVEGTIPKLFRGKMVSYIQCKHVDYRSERIEDYYDIQLSIKGKKNIFESFIDYVAVEQLDGDNKYDAGEHGLQEAEKGVKFLTLPPVLHLQLMRFMYDPQTDQNIKINDRFEFPEQLPLDEFLQKTDPKDPANYILHAVLVHSGDNHGGHYVVYLNPKGDGKWCKFDDDVVSRCTKEEAIEHNYGGHDDDLSVRHCTNAYMLVYIRESKLSEVLQPVTDHDIPQQLVERLQEEKRIEAQKRKERQEAHLYMQVQIVAEDQFCGHQGNDMYDEEKVKYTVFKVLKNSTLTEFVQNLSQTMGFPQDQIRLWPMQARSNGTKRPAMLDNEADGNKTMIELSDNENPWTIFLETVDPEMAATGATLPKFDKDHDVMLFLKMYDPKTRSLNYCGHIYTPISCKIRDLLPVMCERAGFPQETNLILYEEVKPNLTERIQDYDVSLDKALDELMDGDIIVFQKDDPENDNSELPTAKEYFRDLYHRVDVIFCDKTIPNDPGFVVTLSNRMNYFQVAKTVAQRLNTDPMLLQFFKSQGYRDGPGNPLRHNYEGTLRDLLQFFKPRQPKKLYYQQLKMKITDFENRRSFKCIWLNSQFREEEITVYPDKHGCVRDLLEECKKVVELSEKGSGKLRLLEIVSYKIIGVHQEDELLECLSPATSRTFRIEEIPLDQVDIDKENEMLITVAHFHKEVFGTFGIPFLLRIHQGEHFREVMKRIQTMLDIQEKEFEKFKFAIVMMGRHQYLNEDEYEVNLKDFEPQPGNMSHPRPWLGLDHFNKAPKRSRYTYLEKAIKIHN